Genomic DNA from Xyrauchen texanus isolate HMW12.3.18 chromosome 28, RBS_HiC_50CHRs, whole genome shotgun sequence:
ATAGGGCTGGCGCAGCTGGCATGGGAGTCAATTTTGGGAGATTAACGGCCtcagttttgccgggtaaatccccacggaccacccattccccagcatgctcgtctACACCCGTCCGGTTCTGAGATGAGACCTGCTCACCTTATGGCCAGTCTGATGTGTCTTTcggagcccccgagctggatgagagtttcttGGCAGACTCCGACACTGAGGACTAGCACCTTCGGGTgtgccggcccagtctgaggccgatgctGAGCTGTATGCTATGCTTACCCGggcctgatcctgatgtgctgcaggaactgcgctcggcgaccACCCTccccctcagggccacgaaggtctcTGCGCGTGCACTCGGACAGGaaatggccaccctcatggtccaggaacgccacctgtggctgaatctggttgcGATGCGGGACTTCAACagggctcgctttctcaacgcatCCATCTCCCAGATCTGCTTATTCGGCGACACTGTTGAGgattttgcccagcagttctcggcggtgaagaaacagacagaggccatccaaAACATCTTGCCCCGCCagacacagactcccgttcaagatgctgacgcagaaacgtattctgacatgctcttgccccattaagggaagtgggaattcgcatactcaactacctcgacgattggctaatcctagcacacacTCGACAGTTGcactgtgcacacagggacctggtgcaaaggcacctcagccgttaagggcttcaggtcaactgggaaaagagcatctcttttctaggcatggagttagactcagtctcaaccACAGagcgcctcacaagcgagcgtgtgcagttggtgctgaactgcctgagtacATTCAGACTGGgcacagtggttccactgaaacaattgcagaggctcctggggcatatggcatcctcagcggtggtcGCGCatctcgggttgatgcatatgagaccgcttcaccACTTCAGGTTATTTTCCACCCTGACCCTGCACAACTGGATGGACATCTGATTTCTTTAGTAATTTAGCTTGCTCAGTATGACTTATACAGTCTTTAACATGTCCCTTTAATGATGAAACTTAAAGATACTTGTAAAAGTTTCTTTAAAGTTTCAAAGCCAAAATTTCACAGAATTGTAAGAAATGCAGATCTGCCACTGCCTATAagattaaaatcagatttttttctcaaatcagatcttttcaggcagactgtccacatttttaattgcaagtgatcaaatcagatttgcgcattcagacataaccaacctatctgcatgggttgctttggtaacgatgCAGGCGTACCcatgtgacgatgctttcaaaacagatatgGGATAAATTGAGGTGCATCATCTCactctccaaataagcgcccagtccagtcgcggtgcagaagtctggtaaatattgtgatgttccatgctgcagtcaccgattttttACGTCATCGTTGTGTGTCATGTTAAGAGTGacacaaaagaccatttgaaatccgaattgagcagccagagcatccggactcagacgcatctgaaaaaatgagatttcaatcacatttgaaaccacctcccgatgtggtttgaatcagattcagaaaaatctgattacatgttttttttttcatctggatatgcaaaaaatttgaattttagtggcagtctgaacaaggccttggaccctgtttacacctggaagTCAAATGCATTTCGGGTGATCACAAGTCACAAGTTTTCAGCAATTAATACAGGTGTAAACTGGGTCCACAATGTTAATCGGATCACTAAAACCACATAAGGAAGTAGTCAAAAATGACATCTAATAAGActacatcgcatttgaggtgtagaTGCTAATCCGTCCTGATGCTGACAAAAACAAACTCTCCAATCGATCAACTAAACAAGAGTTCTAAGCTTTTCCAGTAACATGcatctttaaaaggaaataaccatctgtAAAGAACCTTCACAGCAGGAGGACACAGGAGAGCGGTTTCTTCACAAGTTAAGctttaattaatatattgtacTCTAGtgctttacagcttcacaatgaCTCAGCAGGTTCTCAATaataactcatcagcttcacaacAATAGCTCATCAGCTTCTCAATaataactcatcagcttcacaacAATAGCTCATCAGCTTCTCAATaataactcatcagcttcacaacAATAGCTCATCGGCTCCATAATAAATTCTCTTGTCCCTGACGCTCTCTGCTTCTTGTCGGTGGCGTGGCACTTTTATACCACTATCCCCAAGCTCGCtgcaattagaaacaggtgttaatcataatctggctcaggtgtatgcaccctcTCTCTCCAGGTGGACGCTCGACCATGCCCCCGCCGCCACACcatctgtttaaatgtttttacaaagCACATACAATTACATGCACAGTACTTCACAAAACTTCTTCAGTGTGCATGAGATCAACATGCAATGACACAGATGAGTGCAAATTGTCACCAAATGACAGACTTCAACACAAGGAAAAAAGCACAACTTTTCAAAGTTTATGTTTGGTTCATTTACAGGTATAATAGCGAGATTGGTCTGACAGTGTGAGACTGTATCAGAGATGACGAGTGATTGATCAGATATGTGTGAACGCTGGATTATAGCAGATATGGTCAGAAACCTGACCTTACAAGTGAACTAATGGATTTACCTCCACCTCTGCGAAAGCCATGGCTCAGCATCCTTCATGACCTGGGTTTACCTGTACTTTACAATAAATGAAGGTCACAAAGACAGAAGTACAGAcataggctttgttcacactgcaggaaaaaaattattttccaaatGTGACCAGATCATGTTTTTTCTGTTCAAACACTGTACATATTGGTGTCCTATGTTTTGGCAGAGAGTGAAACATCCCATATTGAAGGCTTTGTGTCccctattaaattataaaaaggtCGGACGGTGAGACGAGTACTGCGTCCTGTGATGAAATGCTTAAAATGCTCAAGCGTCCCGTATTCACAAGACATTCAATACTTTATCTTGTTGTGGTTTCTCGCAACCGGTATGGGTTGCACCTTAGCACATCTCTTTGGGTAAATTAAGCCAATGTCTGTATTATTCTAAGAGGtttacagtgttttgtgtgtCCACATAGATTACAAATggttgtgtttcattcagaagtgatgatCTCTATGCCCTGTTCCCTAAAGATTTTACCTTCCACTCTGAGAGTTTTGTAGGGCTGAAATGTGTTAAACATGCTGAACTCACCCTTGAAGTCATTTGTATTGAAAATTCTGTTTGCAATGTTCCTACTGCATGGCcatcattattatattaaattctaagtgccctgtgaaggcatTAATTATGCCGTTCAGAGCGCAGTATGTTTTTTTGATGCATCTGTCATGGAAATACTCATCTGGGTTAATGTATGATGAAATTATCCATTAAgaagatatttttgcatcattaACTAATAAACAATGGgggatgtacactcacctaaaggattaataggaacaccatactaatactgtgtttgaccccctttcgccttcagaactgccttaattctacgtggcattgattcaacaaggtgctgaaagcattctttagaaatgttggcccatattgataggatagcatcttgcagttgatggagatttgtgggatgcacatccagggcacgaagctcccgttccaccacatcccaaagatgctctattgggttgagatctggtgactgtgggagtcattttagtacagtgaactcattgtcatgttcaagaaaccaatttgaaatgattcgagctttgtgacatggtgcattatcctgctggaagtagccatctgaggatgggtacatggtggccataaagggatggacatggtcagaaacaatgctcaggtaggccgtggcatttaaacgatgcccaattggcactaaggggcctaaagtgtgccaagaaaacatcccccacacaattacaccaccaccaccagcctgcacagtggtaacaaggcatgatggatccatgttctcattctgtttacgccaaattccgactctaccatctgaatgtctcaacagaaatcttgactcatcagaccaggcaacatttttccagtcttcaactgtccaattttggtgagctcttgcaaattgtagcctctttttcctatttgtagtggagatgagtggtacccggtgggttcttctgctgttgtagcccatccgcctcaaggttgtgcgtgttgtggcttcacaaatgctttgctgcatacctcggttgtaacaagtgattatttcaggcaaagttgctcttttatcagcttgaatcagtcggcccattctcctctgacctctagcatcaacaaggcattttcgcccacaggactgccgcatactggatgtttttcccttttcacaccattctttgtaaaccctagaaatggttgtgcgtgaaaatttcagtaactgagcagattgtgaaatactcagaccggcccgtctggcacctacaaccatgccacgctcaaaattgcttaaatcacctttctttcccattctgacattcagtttggagttcaggagattgtcttgaccaggaccacactcctaaatgcattgaagcaactgccatgtgattggttgattagataattgcattaatgagaaattgaacaggtgttcctaataatcctttaggtgagtgtatgtgttagAGCTCGACCGATTTATCGGCAGGCCGATATTATCGGCCGATATTAGGCATTTTCCAAACTATCGGTATCGGCGTTTATAATGGCcgataaatgaatatttaaaaaacaaacaaacaaaaaaaaacggaCGAAACACCCTTCAACCATGTCATGAGTGTTGGAGTTGTATAGTTTGTCCACCAGAGGGCACTCTACACCGTCCCTGTTGGCAACACTCGTGTATAACGCGCCACACATCCTGCAATCTGCTGATCCAGCCAGAGTCGGGCAGAGAGAATCAGTTATCCGCGAGTGAGATCATCGGTGAAGTGTGTTCATGCCATGGTGAGTTGGTCACATATATTGCTTGAATAACAATTAAAAGAACATCCCCATCAGTTCTCTTAACTCAAATAAGCATGACAAAATTTGTGACTATCATGTCCAGTTTTGCTGCTGTTAAATAAGCCGAGAGTGAAGCGGAATTAGCTAGTAATAATTATGTTACGTTGTTACAGTGTAGTTGACTGACTGTCCTTTTAACTTTTGACGATGTGACTGAAGTATTTCTTTAATAGCGCGTGACAGTTATAGCAATGAGACGTATCATCTCTCCTTGGCCtgttatattgaaaatgtatgttttacaatTTGCAGTATGACGTTATCCATTGCTAAATTATGGCTCATCATAGACTAGCTAACCATAAAGCTAGCTAATGCCACTATCATCAGTGGAAGACCGCTAACGTTAACAGTAATGAGCTTGGAAACCACAATGAACTTTTTCTGCCTAAATAAAGTAAtgattattactgtatttataacTAGCATATCTCTAGTTACAGTCCCTGGATTGTAAAATGTAAGTTAGACTTGTGAGGAGTGAACATTTAGACAAAGTATCAAACGTATCTTGTGCATAAAAGACAAAGTTAGCTTTTCTTTTACATGATGTGTGTGAATCCAACGACGCCAAGTGTGCGTTGCAGACTGTCGTTCAGCCACAGCATTAACGAGTCACATAATGGATTTAGAATCGCTAAATAATAGGTTTTAGAAGGCAGGCAGCAACTGATGATTGAAAATGGTTTGATGTAGCTTGATggaaagaatttaaaatgtgcaggTAAAGGGATAAGCAAGCTGACATTGTAATTATAAGGTAGCTTATAAGGCAATGTAGGGAGTGGGACTAATTATTacaatacacacgcacacaaacatttaGGAATGACCTTTATCTTGTTTaatgataatataaattatgatGATATATCTAGTAATAATGtcatcattattttttgtaattattactgtcaataataataataataacgctgGTAGTAATAGTTGTGGCTGTAGCAgcaatcattttatttgtatgtttatgttacgttttatgttatgttgtttTTGTATATCTCATCGGGCTTGTTTACTTTATATTTTGACAGATGGCAAGTGGTGGACGAAGTCAAGTATGGGAGCATTTCACAAAAGGCCCATCAGGTACAGTCACATGCAACATCTGTACAGCCTCTGTGAGCCAGGGATCTGGCAGCCtcaaatttaaaaatacatcCAACTTGTGGGCACACCTTAAATTAAAACACACAGAGATGTACGAGAAGAGGCAAAAAGATGCACAGCCAAACACATCATTGATGAGTATGACACAGCCAAACCTAAAACAAGTGCTAGAGAAAATCACAAAATGGACTCTAAATGATCCAAGAACTCAAGAAATGGACAAACTCCTGATGGAGATGATAGCCACTGACATCCTGCCTTTTACAGTTGTTGAGGGTGCAGGGTTTAAAAGGGTTACGGCCAAAGCAGAGCCCAGATACCCATTAAAGACTGATAAATTTTTCCGTACAAAGAAGATGGATGAGATTTACACAGGAGttgtaaacaaaataaagaaactgCTGTCAGttgaaaatgcaggaaacagCATTTCTTTTACCACCGACTGTTGGTCAGGGTCAAATGAGGCACTCATGAGCCTGACTGCTCATTTCATTGACAAGAATTGGAAAAAGGTCCAACTTGTCTTGAACGTGAAATCCTTGTCACAGTCCCACACAGGACAGTACATTGGAGAGACATTTCTGTCCATGCTTGAAGAATGGGAAATTGATGAGGACCGGGTCATGCTTGTACTCAGGGACAGTGGGGCAAATATGGTGAAAGGCATGCGCCTTGTTGAGATGCCAGACCTGAGCTGCAGTGCTCACATACTGCACCTAGCTATCAATGATGGCCTCAGTTCCCAGAGAGTGGTGGTGGACATTCTGGCAAAGCTGAAGAAAATTGCAACTCACTTCAACCACTCTGTTACGGCACAGCAACGCCTATCTAAAATTCAGGAGGAGCTAGGTGTCGCACAGCATTCGATCATACAGGCAGTACAGACAAGGTGGAACTCGACACTGCACATGTTGGTGAGGATGATTGAACAGAAAAGAGCCATCACTGCGTATGCTAGCGACCATGGACATTTCTCATGTCTGTCAGCAGAGGAATGGTCCATTGCGTCGAACCTGGCAGAGACCCTTGGACCACTGGAGGAGGTGACACTGGAATTCAGCAGAGAGGACTCATCCACATCCTGCATCATACCATGTTTAGCAGTGTTACAACGTTTACTGGAGTCAGAGGGACCAACCACCAGGGGTATTCAAACCACAAGAAAATTCATGCTGGACAGTTTGCAAAAAAGATTTGCAAAAGTTAAAGACGCTAAAGaggtggtgcttgcctgtgcccTGGACCCACGCTACAAAGAGCGGCCTTTGGTACCAGAAATTCTGGTAAAAGTGAAAACCTGGCTAAAAGAGGCTATGGAGACCAGTCCACCAGATTATGCCACGCAAACTCCATCTGAGGAGACCGATCCCAAAAGGCCGAGAACAGAGGACCAAGTACCCAGTCTCTTAGACTCGCTGTATGACACTGTGCTCCTTCCATCCACCAGTGAGGCAGTGGAACCAGAGGGGATCATCGAAGAGCTAGAACGGTACTTCAGAGAGCCTGTCATTGACAGAAAGAGTGGGAATCCATACGATTGGTGGAAACACAACACCAACCGTTTCACCAGACTGTCAGTTTTGGCAAGGCAGTACCTCTCCAGTCCACCCTCCATCGTTGGCGAGCAAAGGGTGTTCAGCACCATAGGGAATATTTATGAGGATAGGCGAAGCTCTTTGAAAGGAGATAATGCAGAGAAACTTTGCTTCTTGTACTACAACCTGCCTCTGCTGGACTGGAGCTATTGAGGATTGACTGATTCAGTACACTACCTCATATATACTGTTAGCAATTTATAAGTAGTATAAAGTTATATTTATGAAGCTATACCAAGTCTTTTAATACTGGTAACTTTgatttggttgttgttgtttttgtgtttttgttcaaaGGACTTTACGTTTCATATCttaagtttgtatttttatacattttatttatcagaactttaatatattttgatgttcctCTGTTCTGTTGTGACAATAAAAGAAAcaagtttctttttaaaatgcattatcatattattttagttaaaactcataaataactacaaataacTAATGTTAGGGAAATCTGTTAATGTTTTGTTGCgcgtttctgaaaaaaaaaaaaaaatagcggccgatatatcggtttatcggattttaaacccaacaaatatttgtatcggTATCGGCCTTCAAAATCCTTTATCGGTCGGGCTCTagtatgtgtgtctctgtgcaATGTGTtgaaggtgagcttccctccctcctgTACATCTACACCATGCGATGTGTGAGGAAAGATCAGAGGATCTTCAGATGTCCCAGTCATCCAAGCCATGGACTGTTCTCTCTGCTGCAATCAGGCAGACAGTGCTGCAGCATCAGATCCCACACCAGCCGATTGCGGGACAGCTTCTTTATTCAGACCATCAGAATGCTGAACGCCACGTAGCAACACTGTCACTGAACTTCCAGCATTGCTTTTTAATAACCATACACTGGATTACTCCCCACAAACAACTCCAAACAGCTACTATTATTTATTATAGCACGCACAACATGCACATCATGCCTATGTACCTGCTGTCACGTGTCGAACTGTCTCTACAGACTGATACACACTCATTACACATATGTAAACTATGTATACTAGCATTCAGAACATTGCTTGATCAACATACAGAACTATCAAATACAGGTACACTGGAATTCCTGTGTATCTTGCACATCTAAGCCTCTTACTGTTTGTACTTTTCTATCATACATTGTGTATATTGTACATActattctgttattattattttgatagcatattttctcccaataTGTATATACTGCAATGTATGGACAGTGGTGCCAACACTGCAATGCCCACAGTACAAGTTGCAGGACCCACTAAGAGAGCCAAGCTTCAAAATGACCAAGCTGGGGCACCAATGGTTCAGCTTCACAGCAACATATTTGGTCCATTTGTGTCTAGTtcatgaaacaattacattctcATCATTATTGACCTGTTCACTCGACTGGTGAAAGCCTTTCCTGTCACATTAACTGTGAGGGGTCAAGGGAGGTAATAGATGGCGAAGATTCCACAAAGACGGGTATATTCCCAAACAGTACTTTATTGTGGTCAGTGAATGATAGGGAGTGCTATTTACATTCAATTGATCATTAACACTACACTaactttacaaaaaatgtaaaataaaatagaaaaacaaaaaaaattcaaacgtttttatacattatatacGTATTATATATACGTATAATATAAAACGTATTTCAAACCCACCCTCCCTTGGTCAGTCCTGCCAATACCCAAATCCGAATCCCCCTAGTCTAGTCCCGCTTTGTAGCAGAAACACTTCAATTTTGACCCTGCTCTGGAGCAGCTTGACCCCGCTCCCATCCTGGAGTCACCGGACCTCAATCCCACCCCAGAGTCCCATTGTCTTGCCCCCTATACTCCAGTTTTTcacctgctccggaaccacttgGCCCTTTCTTGCTCCAGGGTCACGGGACCTCTTCCCTGCTCCAGGGTTACCCGTCCCTTTTCCTGTTCATATCCAAGCATTTTAGCAAGTAAATAAGTTTGCCAAACAATTTTAACATCCATCCAGAGACTGCTGTCCAAGCACTGCTATCTTGAACTGCGACTGACTGAGTAGCTTCCCTAGCCAACACACATTCGACACAGTAGTCTGCCCTTTTTTTCATGCTTAAGGACATGATATAAACATGCAAGGACGAATTACATGAGCCTGCAATTTTGCACCAAATCCGACCTGATagctcaaataaaataaaataaaaaataaaatctgttatTGTTGGCTTGCTCTAGTGAATCGAGGTAAGGCAAGGACAGAGTTTTAAACACAGATTTTTTATGTACTCccttaataatgttttttttttgttgttgttatagaGAGAAGTACTCATTGTTGCAGATATTAGCTTCTGTTGTTGTttgaccagcaagcttttggggccgGGCGGAACCAGGTTTACAGCCCaggaaaatggaaaattctgCGGTGGAAATGTACAGAATAGTTTGAGAATTCGCACTGGCCCAGGAACCCGAACCATGTTGTTGGAAAAGGCCTATGACTTGCCTTGTAAGGGACTTTAGTGGAATATCTctccagaaaaaaaatattttcaaagagaAGCTGTATGGATGCAAACTTGCACATATTCTGCTTCACTTCATCATGGATATTTTGGgaacaaaatgttttgcatttctgTTGTTTTAACTCTGGTTTCTGAACATCAAGCTGTGCATCAGAGGATCATCTGAGGATCTGCTGAGTCATACTCTAGCTGAATAGCAATGCAGCAGGAAGCAGATCAAGGCTTGTACAGTCTGCTGTCACACAAATACTAAGAGGCACAACACTTGGCAACTATATAGTGTTACTGCCTTATCTTGAAGCTGCACACACTGAAACATaaaaaattcacacacacacacacacacacacacacacacacacacacacacacacacacacacacacacacacacacacacagtgcaaaaATGCCAGTCGGAGGATAACCTGGCATCAGTTCTTTTACAAATCACTATGGTAACAGCACACATTCCTGAATGAAAACCACTCTGTTGAACTGACTCACAGAAATATGAAGAACAGATGCCCCTCTCAAAACTAAAGGTACTTCAATAGTGCTTAACAGCACATAGAACCCGATTCTTATCAAGAAAAATGTTTAAGCATTTTAAGagttagttggagtaaaaatttGTATAAGCTCAATGCATACAGCTGTTGGCTGTCAAAACAATAAGTTGTTTATGATGTCAACGTAACTTACCTAGGGCCATCGCTTTTTGTCATCTACCCACTCCTTAAATTTGAATgggtgaggcactgtcaaaagacAGTCATCGTGATTCTATAAAGTATGGAGCCACATGTTTTTATTTGGCAAGTTTAACAAATTGAATAAGCTTAAGAtatacattttggaaaaatttaaaaataggCATTTAATGACAGATTCCATTGTGACAACCTACCCAAAGTAGTGTACCAACATCTGGCATGTTATCACACAGATCACCATGTATgcaatgacatacattttttccTGGGAAATATAAtgttcaaaagcatttttttttttagcttttaagACCTTAAAGAGAGGTGAGATGTGCCTATACAGAAATGGACCCTCAAAATGAAACCATCCTAAGAAATATTCATGGTGTGACCATCCCCAGTTtccattagaggtcgaccgatatgggttttttcaggccgatgccgatcttttgaaatccaggtcggccgatggccgattaatgctgccgatttattttggccgatatgtgcatgtttttaacctcttaattgaaagataaaatgtaacacaaataattacttaagatagacaaaatttctcaacaaatacatttattgaacacttgaccaatctgcacttgtacacttaaattaaaaatgtataatgaacatattgtataaataatgtataacgtctaggttacgtatgtaacctccattccccgatggagggaacgagacgttgtgtcagagaagcgacactaggggtctctcttgagcgccgatattcacctctgaactatgaaaaaaggccaatgagagttggcaaccagtatttgcatgtcccgcccccgcacatacgggtatttaagcggagcAAATACGGgcgttcattcaggatttttctgaggagccggaaatggtctggccacaacagtggctcggctcagcgacttggcgggggagacacaacgtctcgttccctccattggggaacggaggttacatacgtaacctagacgttccccttctgtcgctctctccacgttgtgtcagagaagcgacactaggggtccacttataaaagtgccactgcgctgagccgtgtacgtgaaatgctgatacaggagcgagcaggtattcttatgtgcaggatgaccaactgtatcaggctgcacgtacccttccccaatgccccatttaagccatcaggattccttatcgttaccctggaggggggaacaaggtgctggccgccaacctacacgcattgagggaagggggtctttgcccttattcagggcggagaagaccctgcagaggccacgcctacccgagaggggaggcaagtttaagtggcaaaaccatcagaggcctgacttagggcctatgtggaaaagttggtgcggtggtggatccagcctcataggggggaacatacagcacggcaaccgaggcagccgtgactgcctaagggaaacacgggagtccgctcgccagaggggacagaaccgtggtgttacacacagggggagtccgaaggaggccttacctgtggagcacctataccagtacagggtagcttgcggtacccgcagtggcttgggtcggcgagttcctccgctgaactgcgacccacgagggctagggaggaatcaaccagtgtcccaaacctgggatctcctgggaatgaaggcgcactgtttccctggttaggggaagggcgctaggtgcaagcgattcacccggtcagatcgtgggcgtgctaccgaagttctcacgggctcggtacctgagaaaacacgggacgatactgactcaactcggagattgtagaatctcgcaaaagtgttaggtgttgcccagcccgctgctctacaaatgtctgctagggcagtgcccctagccagtgcccatgaggacgcaacactcctggtggagtgggctcggagtccccaaagcagacgaagagctgctcagagcgtctggtgctctgtgtgcggtccagataaatacgcaaagcgcgtactggacacagcagtgaaagggctgggtctgcctcctcccagggcagcgcttgcaggttcaccacctgatccctgaagggtgtggtaggaaccttgggcacgtagcccggtcgcggtcttaggatcacg
This window encodes:
- the LOC127621715 gene encoding zinc finger BED domain-containing protein 4-like, with product MASGGRSQVWEHFTKGPSGTVTCNICTASVSQGSGSLKFKNTSNLWAHLKLKHTEMYEKRQKDAQPNTSLMSMTQPNLKQVLEKITKWTLNDPRTQEMDKLLMEMIATDILPFTVVEGAGFKRVTAKAEPRYPLKTDKFFRTKKMDEIYTGVVNKIKKLLSVENAGNSISFTTDCWSGSNEALMSLTAHFIDKNWKKVQLVLNVKSLSQSHTGQYIGETFLSMLEEWEIDEDRVMLVLRDSGANMVKGMRLVEMPDLSCSAHILHLAINDGLSSQRVVVDILAKLKKIATHFNHSVTAQQRLSKIQEELGVAQHSIIQAVQTRWNSTLHMLVRMIEQKRAITAYASDHGHFSCLSAEEWSIASNLAETLGPLEEVTLEFSREDSSTSCIIPCLAVLQRLLESEGPTTRGIQTTRKFMLDSLQKRFAKVKDAKEVVLACALDPRYKERPLVPEILVKVKTWLKEAMETSPPDYATQTPSEETDPKRPRTEDQVPSLLDSLYDTVLLPSTSEAVEPEGIIEELERYFREPVIDRKSGNPYDWWKHNTNRFTRLSVLARQYLSSPPSIVGEQRVFSTIGNIYEDRRSSLKGDNAEKLCFLYYNLPLLDWSY